A window of the Caldalkalibacillus salinus genome harbors these coding sequences:
- a CDS encoding thiamine pyrophosphate-dependent dehydrogenase E1 component subunit alpha yields the protein MSENRHEALGLSHEDVTEMYRTMLLARKIDERMWLLNRAGKVPFVISCQGQEGAQVGAAFAMNREKDYAAPYYRDMGVVLAFGMTAKELMLSGFAKKEDPNSGGRQMPGHFGSKKYRILTGSSPVTTQVPHAVGVALAGRMENKGIVTFASFGEGSSNQGDFHEAANFAGVHKLPVIFFCENNKYAISVPVSKQLACESVADRGQGYGMPGIQVDGNDPLEVYQAVKEAADRGRNGEGPTLIEAITYRLTPHSSDDDDRTYRDQEEVQEAKKLDAINKFRTYLLEAGVLTEEQIKAIDEEIAEEVDEATEYAENAPYPDPESTLKHVYAE from the coding sequence ATGTCTGAAAATAGACATGAAGCTTTGGGGCTAAGTCATGAAGATGTGACTGAGATGTATCGCACGATGTTACTTGCACGTAAGATTGACGAAAGAATGTGGTTGCTAAACCGTGCCGGAAAAGTGCCGTTTGTCATCTCATGTCAGGGACAAGAAGGGGCACAAGTCGGTGCTGCATTCGCTATGAATCGAGAAAAAGACTATGCCGCCCCTTACTATCGTGACATGGGGGTTGTCCTCGCTTTCGGGATGACGGCCAAGGAACTAATGCTATCAGGTTTTGCCAAGAAAGAGGACCCCAACAGTGGTGGGCGACAAATGCCAGGTCACTTTGGTTCTAAGAAATACCGTATACTGACAGGTTCATCTCCTGTGACAACTCAAGTACCACATGCTGTAGGCGTAGCACTAGCAGGTCGCATGGAAAACAAGGGTATTGTCACGTTTGCCTCCTTTGGGGAAGGTTCAAGTAACCAAGGGGATTTTCATGAGGCTGCGAATTTTGCTGGTGTACATAAGCTACCGGTTATATTCTTCTGTGAAAACAACAAATATGCCATCTCTGTCCCTGTCAGTAAACAACTGGCCTGTGAGAGTGTCGCTGACAGAGGTCAAGGCTACGGTATGCCTGGTATTCAAGTAGATGGGAATGACCCATTAGAAGTCTACCAAGCGGTCAAAGAGGCAGCAGACCGTGGGCGAAATGGTGAAGGACCTACCTTGATTGAGGCGATAACGTATCGTCTAACTCCTCATTCTAGTGACGATGATGATAGAACATATCGAGATCAGGAAGAAGTACAAGAAGCGAAGAAACTCGATGCGATTAATAAATTCAGAACGTACCTGCTAGAGGCGGGCGTTCTTACCGAGGAGCAAATCAAGGCCATTGATGAAGAGATTGCTGAGGAAGTGGATGAGGCGACGGAATACGCTGAAAATGCACCATACCCAGATCCAGAGAGCACACTAAAGCATGTCTATGCGGAGTAA
- a CDS encoding alpha-ketoacid dehydrogenase subunit beta — protein MAVISYINAVTQALQEEMARDEKVFVLGEDVGKRGGVFRATEGLYDQFGEARVIDTPLAESAIAGVAIGAAMYGMRPVAEMQFADFIMPAVNQIVSEAAKIRYRSNNDWTCPIVVRAPYGGGVHGALYHSQSVEAMFNSTPGLKIVAPSTPYDVKGLLKAAIRSEDPILFFEHKRCYRLIKGEVPEEDYTLPIGKAEVKREGTDVTVISYGLTLHFALQAAEQLEKEGISTHILDLRTLYPLDKESIIEAVSKTGKVLLINEDNKEGGVLGEVSAIIAEHALFELDAPIQRLAGPDVPAMPYSPPMEKYFMPNPDKVTQAIRTLAEF, from the coding sequence ATGGCAGTAATTTCATACATTAATGCTGTAACACAAGCGTTACAGGAAGAAATGGCAAGGGATGAAAAAGTCTTTGTTTTAGGGGAAGATGTCGGTAAGAGAGGGGGCGTTTTCAGAGCCACTGAAGGTCTATACGATCAATTTGGCGAGGCGCGCGTGATAGATACGCCACTTGCGGAATCAGCGATTGCTGGTGTGGCCATAGGGGCCGCTATGTACGGTATGAGACCCGTAGCTGAGATGCAATTCGCCGATTTTATTATGCCGGCCGTCAATCAAATTGTAAGTGAAGCGGCTAAAATACGGTACAGATCTAATAATGACTGGACGTGCCCTATTGTGGTGCGTGCGCCTTACGGTGGAGGGGTACACGGTGCGTTGTACCATTCTCAAAGTGTGGAGGCTATGTTTAATAGCACACCGGGTCTTAAAATCGTGGCGCCTTCAACCCCCTACGATGTAAAAGGGCTATTAAAAGCGGCGATTCGCTCTGAAGATCCGATTCTATTCTTCGAGCACAAACGTTGCTATCGTCTGATTAAGGGGGAAGTACCGGAAGAAGATTACACGTTACCGATTGGAAAAGCGGAAGTGAAGCGGGAAGGGACGGATGTCACCGTCATCTCATACGGGCTAACACTGCACTTTGCACTACAAGCTGCAGAACAGCTTGAAAAGGAAGGGATTAGTACACATATTCTTGATCTGCGCACGCTCTATCCTTTAGACAAAGAATCCATCATTGAAGCGGTTTCCAAGACAGGAAAAGTCCTCTTAATCAATGAAGATAACAAGGAAGGTGGCGTATTGGGTGAAGTGTCTGCCATTATAGCAGAGCATGCGCTTTTTGAGTTGGATGCACCCATTCAAAGGTTAGCAGGACCTGATGTGCCGGCGATGCCTTACTCCCCGCCTATGGAAAAATACTTTATGCCTAATCCTGATAAAGTAACGCAAGCGATCAGAACGTTAGCTGAATTCTAA
- the lpdA gene encoding dihydrolipoyl dehydrogenase: protein MAQEYDLVVLGGGTGGYVAAIRASQLGLKTAIVEAEKLGGTCLHKGCIPSKSLLRSAEVYATLKDGEEYGIVAQDIGYDFSKVQERKQNIVNQLHQGVQYLMKQGKIDVYEGFGRILGPSIFSPTAGSISVEKNNGEENDILVPKNVIIATGSKPRTLPGLEIDGEYTLTSDEALELTSLPSSVVIVGGGVIGIEWASLFSDFGVKVTVVEYADRILPLEDEAISKEMTRLLKKKKVKVVTKAKVLPDTLTKEEGKVTIKAETKNKEETFEADKLLVSVGRRPNVDNIGLQNTDIKVDHGAIAVNEYMQTAESHIYAIGDVVGGLQLAHVASHEGILAVEHLANQNPDPINYEHIAKCTYSRPEVASIGLTEAQVKDRGYEYEAATFSFKAIGKALVFGEKDGFVKVIKDKTTEDLLGVHMIGPHVTDLISEASLAMVLDATPWEIAHAVHPHPTLSEVIGEAALAVDGKAIHS from the coding sequence ATGGCCCAAGAGTATGATTTGGTTGTCCTAGGAGGCGGTACGGGGGGCTACGTTGCCGCCATACGCGCGTCGCAACTAGGACTAAAGACGGCTATTGTTGAAGCGGAGAAACTTGGAGGAACATGCCTACATAAAGGGTGTATTCCATCAAAATCTCTACTACGGAGTGCAGAGGTCTATGCCACGCTAAAAGACGGTGAAGAATACGGCATTGTGGCACAAGATATAGGCTATGATTTTAGCAAGGTGCAAGAGCGTAAGCAAAACATTGTGAATCAACTTCATCAAGGCGTCCAGTACTTGATGAAACAAGGCAAAATTGACGTTTATGAAGGGTTTGGTCGTATATTAGGTCCGTCTATCTTCTCTCCAACAGCCGGGTCAATCTCTGTTGAAAAGAACAACGGAGAAGAAAACGATATCCTAGTACCTAAAAACGTGATCATCGCAACCGGTTCTAAGCCTCGGACCCTACCAGGGCTTGAAATTGATGGCGAATATACATTAACGAGTGACGAAGCGCTAGAGTTAACCTCACTGCCATCCTCTGTTGTGATTGTCGGCGGTGGCGTCATCGGGATTGAATGGGCGTCTTTATTTAGCGACTTCGGTGTAAAGGTGACCGTTGTCGAGTATGCCGATCGTATTCTGCCACTTGAAGATGAAGCGATTAGTAAAGAAATGACACGTCTATTGAAAAAGAAAAAGGTGAAAGTCGTCACGAAGGCAAAAGTACTCCCTGACACACTTACAAAAGAAGAAGGAAAGGTGACGATTAAGGCGGAGACAAAGAACAAAGAAGAAACGTTTGAGGCTGACAAGCTGCTCGTATCAGTCGGACGTCGCCCAAATGTAGATAATATTGGATTACAAAACACAGATATTAAAGTGGACCATGGCGCTATTGCTGTAAATGAGTATATGCAGACGGCTGAGTCTCATATCTACGCTATTGGGGATGTGGTTGGCGGCTTGCAGTTGGCTCATGTTGCTTCTCATGAGGGGATTTTAGCAGTGGAACATCTCGCTAACCAGAATCCAGACCCTATCAACTATGAGCACATCGCCAAATGTACCTATAGTCGTCCAGAAGTGGCGAGTATTGGTCTAACAGAAGCGCAAGTAAAAGATAGAGGATATGAGTATGAAGCGGCTACGTTTTCGTTCAAAGCGATTGGTAAAGCCCTTGTCTTCGGTGAAAAAGACGGTTTCGTCAAGGTCATTAAGGATAAGACAACTGAAGATTTGTTAGGGGTTCATATGATTGGGCCGCACGTCACAGACTTAATCTCTGAAGCGAGCTTGGCCATGGTCTTAGACGCTACACCTTGGGAGATTGCACACGCCGTACATCCGCATCCTACGCTAAGTGAGGTGATTGGCGAGGCAGCCCTTGCTGTGGATGGAAAGGCGATTCATTCATAA